From the Cyanobacteriota bacterium genome, one window contains:
- the mraY gene encoding phospho-N-acetylmuramoyl-pentapeptide-transferase, with product MNFYLYSSIAFVIGIVIAKPIISQLIAIKSTQSFREQGPKSHIETKSGTPTMGAWIFLIPILITMIMIYFNDPNMKIILTFTAFLTGTVLGAIDDILKVVGANYKGVDSKQKLLVQLVTSFAIAYFSGRYLFASVETEIPSPIIIGLEFIWAFIVIAGSSNAINLTDGLDGLAASLSALAFAGLGILLYINEDFSLALICITVVAALIAFLFFNLHPAKVFMGDTGSLALGMGLGTIAYLAKLEWYLLIFALVPVIETLSVVLQVMSAKLSRKFIGKDLRPLKMAPLHHHFELCGFHEVKILLTFIILQILCSGLFLGIKFL from the coding sequence ATGAATTTCTACCTATACTCTAGTATTGCTTTTGTAATTGGAATAGTAATTGCAAAACCGATAATCTCACAATTAATTGCAATCAAGTCAACTCAAAGCTTTAGAGAACAAGGACCCAAGTCTCATATAGAAACAAAATCAGGCACTCCAACAATGGGCGCTTGGATATTTCTAATCCCTATTTTGATTACGATGATCATGATTTATTTCAATGATCCCAATATGAAAATAATTTTGACCTTCACTGCCTTCCTTACAGGGACAGTACTTGGTGCGATAGACGATATCCTCAAAGTAGTTGGAGCAAACTACAAAGGAGTAGATTCAAAACAAAAACTATTAGTACAACTTGTTACTAGTTTTGCGATTGCATATTTTTCTGGCAGATATTTATTTGCCAGTGTTGAGACAGAGATCCCAAGTCCAATAATAATTGGCTTAGAATTCATTTGGGCATTTATTGTTATTGCGGGAAGTTCCAATGCCATCAATTTGACTGATGGACTTGATGGACTTGCAGCGAGTTTATCGGCACTGGCATTTGCCGGACTTGGCATCCTTTTATATATAAATGAAGACTTTAGTCTGGCTTTAATTTGCATCACAGTCGTTGCTGCATTGATTGCCTTTTTGTTTTTCAATTTACATCCAGCCAAGGTTTTTATGGGCGACACGGGTAGCCTTGCTCTGGGTATGGGGCTTGGCACAATTGCTTATTTAGCCAAACTTGAATGGTATCTCCTTATATTTGCACTAGTACCAGTGATTGAGACTCTCTCTGTAGTCCTGCAGGTTATGTCTGCCAAATTATCCCGTAAATTCATCGGCAAAGACCTTAGACCCCTAAAAATGGCGCCATTACACCATCATTTTGAGCTTTGTGGCTTCCATGAAGTTAAAATACTTTTAACCTTTATCATCTTACAGATCTTATGTTCGGGCTTATTCCTGGGCATAAAGTTCTTATGA
- a CDS encoding YggT family protein, producing the protein MGQIASLLLQAIEIYSYMLLIWVIGSWFPQIQGTKFYRFIDQAVAPYTKIFRNLIPPLGGFDFSVIVAFIALGLIQRIIASLLITPAL; encoded by the coding sequence ATGGGACAAATTGCATCATTATTATTACAAGCCATCGAAATCTATAGCTATATGCTATTAATTTGGGTGATAGGCTCATGGTTTCCACAAATACAGGGCACCAAGTTCTATAGGTTTATAGATCAAGCAGTAGCGCCTTACACTAAAATATTTCGCAACTTGATTCCGCCACTAGGCGGCTTTGATTTCTCAGTAATCGTGGCATTTATTGCTCTTGGATTAATTCAAAGAATAATAGCCTCGCTTTTAATTACACCTGCACTATGA
- the proS gene encoding proline--tRNA ligase has protein sequence MSTKAKEEQNTAESTLADIALKAQLADYSPVKGCMVIRPYGYAIWERIKEILDKMIKDTGHENAYFPMLIPESFLQKEAEHVEGFAPECAVVTHAGGKELTERYVLRPTSETIINHMFSKWIESYRDLPMKLNQWANVVRWEMRTRLFMRTSEFLWQEGHTCHATWQEAQEETTTMLACYKTLLEKYLAVPVHTGKKTESERFAGAEATYTIEAMMRDGKALQAGTSHNLGQNFAKAFETQFTNDKNQLEYVYQTSWGVSTRLIGALVMGHHDDVGLILPPEIAPYQVVVIPILKKNQDNTAILEAAKTINSELQAEGIRTKLDDRLTISQGHKFNEYEQKGVPIRLVIGPRDLEEGKLEVHRRDIQSKEKDIPRDGIASRLKDLLAQIQNQIWQRAIDFRTEHTTIVQSLEELEVALDKPGGFARAMWNGDTELEKILKDKFKATIRCMPDDKELDASKHPCVLSGESSTNNVEILVARAY, from the coding sequence ATGTCAACAAAAGCAAAGGAAGAGCAAAATACAGCAGAATCTACCCTCGCTGATATTGCGCTAAAAGCTCAGCTAGCGGATTATAGCCCTGTCAAAGGCTGCATGGTTATTAGACCCTACGGCTATGCCATATGGGAAAGGATCAAAGAAATTCTCGACAAAATGATCAAAGACACTGGTCACGAGAATGCATACTTCCCGATGCTCATACCTGAAAGCTTTTTACAGAAAGAAGCTGAGCACGTAGAAGGCTTTGCACCTGAATGTGCTGTAGTTACTCATGCTGGTGGCAAAGAGCTTACTGAAAGATATGTTTTAAGACCAACTTCTGAAACAATCATTAATCACATGTTCTCAAAATGGATAGAGTCCTATCGCGATTTGCCGATGAAATTAAATCAATGGGCAAATGTCGTGAGATGGGAAATGCGCACTAGATTATTCATGCGCACTTCGGAGTTTCTATGGCAAGAAGGTCACACCTGTCACGCAACTTGGCAAGAAGCTCAAGAAGAAACAACAACCATGCTTGCTTGTTATAAAACACTACTCGAAAAATACTTGGCAGTACCTGTTCATACTGGCAAAAAAACCGAATCAGAAAGATTTGCAGGTGCCGAGGCTACTTATACAATTGAAGCCATGATGCGTGACGGCAAAGCCTTGCAAGCAGGCACTTCGCACAACCTTGGACAAAACTTTGCAAAAGCTTTTGAGACTCAATTCACTAACGACAAAAATCAACTTGAATATGTTTACCAAACTAGTTGGGGAGTTAGTACTAGATTAATTGGAGCACTAGTAATGGGACATCATGATGATGTGGGCTTGATACTTCCTCCAGAAATTGCTCCTTATCAAGTTGTTGTGATTCCGATTCTCAAAAAGAATCAAGACAATACAGCGATACTTGAAGCAGCCAAAACCATCAATAGCGAACTGCAAGCAGAAGGCATTAGAACCAAGCTTGATGACAGACTCACTATTTCACAGGGTCACAAGTTCAATGAATACGAACAAAAAGGTGTACCGATCCGCTTAGTCATTGGTCCACGGGATCTGGAAGAAGGTAAACTAGAAGTCCATAGACGCGATATTCAAAGCAAAGAAAAAGATATTCCAAGAGATGGCATTGCTTCAAGACTTAAAGACCTGCTTGCACAAATCCAAAACCAAATCTGGCAAAGAGCTATCGACTTCAGGACAGAGCATACAACTATCGTACAATCACTTGAAGAGCTGGAAGTGGCACTCGACAAACCAGGTGGTTTTGCAAGAGCAATGTGGAACGGAGATACTGAACTTGAAAAGATTCTCAAAGATAAATTCAAAGCGACTATAAGATGCATGCCTGACGACAAAGAGCTGGATGCAAGCAAGCATCCTTGCGTCCTTTCAGGAGAGAGCTCTACAAACAATGTAGAAATTTTAGTAGCACGAGCATACTAG
- a CDS encoding sigma-70 family RNA polymerase sigma factor, which translates to MTTDDQLTKHEQAQALHKFLGQYKKTQDKKIRDKIVEQNFNLVKKIAHGLARRSSDPVDDLIQIGSIGLIKAIDYFKPEAGAKFTTYATHLITGEIRHYLRDKTSMIRAPRELQELSFRINKIIHQLRTEFGRDPTDLEIAEILQDVKKTKINEAYEVDRRRTLVSLDQSLTSGSSQDNDTYLIDTLMDIKEHKRTDTREDFFMVKELIKQLKKPLAEIIDLIYFKDVPQADVAEQLDISQMQVSRRLKKATAALQELMNGNGSASMYSTGRDVSKGRTKRVSRSSLGARLKAKKDQP; encoded by the coding sequence ATGACGACCGACGATCAATTAACCAAACATGAGCAGGCGCAAGCCCTACATAAATTCTTGGGGCAATACAAAAAAACCCAAGATAAGAAAATTAGAGACAAAATCGTTGAACAAAACTTCAATCTCGTCAAAAAAATCGCCCATGGTCTTGCTCGAAGAAGTAGTGACCCTGTTGATGATTTAATTCAAATTGGTTCAATTGGTTTAATTAAAGCAATTGATTATTTCAAGCCAGAAGCTGGTGCCAAATTTACAACTTATGCAACTCACTTAATCACTGGTGAAATCCGTCACTATCTTCGTGACAAAACTTCCATGATTAGAGCCCCACGTGAACTGCAAGAACTAAGTTTTAGAATCAATAAAATCATTCATCAATTAAGAACTGAATTCGGGCGTGATCCAACTGATCTAGAAATTGCTGAGATATTACAAGACGTCAAGAAAACCAAAATCAACGAGGCTTATGAAGTTGATAGACGCCGCACATTAGTTTCACTTGATCAAAGTCTTACGAGCGGCTCATCACAGGACAATGATACTTATTTAATTGATACTTTAATGGATATCAAAGAACACAAACGCACCGACACCCGCGAAGATTTTTTCATGGTCAAAGAACTTATCAAACAACTCAAAAAGCCTCTTGCTGAAATTATTGACTTGATATATTTCAAAGATGTACCACAAGCAGACGTCGCTGAGCAACTCGATATTTCTCAAATGCAAGTTTCTAGAAGGCTCAAAAAAGCAACGGCAGCCTTGCAAGAACTAATGAACGGCAACGGTTCAGCTAGCATGTACAGTACAGGAAGAGACGTAAGTAAGGGTAGAACAAAACGCGTATCTCGTTCCAGTCTTGGTGCTAGACTCAAAGCAAAAAAAGATCAACCCTAA
- a CDS encoding ketoacyl-ACP synthase III, with protein MNNSARYGAKIISWSRALPERVVTNDDLAQILDTDDEWITKRTGIKERRIADPAKAENATYFGAMAAKAALANAEKYSQTKIDASEIDLIICATATGDFIFPSTACMIQEQIGATNAAAFDMSAACTGFVFAINTAYNFIHAGQFKNIMVIGVDLMSKYIDWADRGTAVIFGDGAGACIISATDEVDDCFHSFYIKSRGDTEMSLYADAVANQYPIIAADIKDKPAMVKMNGKAVYEFAVKAVPEALEAAIKQAGFQADDIDYIIPHQANIRIVQSAAKRLNIPMDKFICNIERYGNTSAASIPIAFDEAFELGLIKREPGKKLKIALVGFGAGLTWGATIIEF; from the coding sequence ATGAACAACTCTGCAAGATATGGAGCTAAAATTATCAGCTGGTCTAGGGCCCTGCCTGAGCGTGTGGTTACGAATGATGATCTTGCTCAAATTTTAGATACTGATGATGAATGGATAACTAAACGTACTGGAATCAAGGAACGTAGAATAGCTGATCCAGCCAAAGCTGAAAATGCAACTTACTTTGGAGCCATGGCTGCCAAAGCTGCCTTGGCGAATGCTGAAAAATATTCTCAAACTAAAATTGACGCTAGTGAAATTGATTTGATTATTTGCGCAACTGCCACTGGTGATTTTATTTTCCCTTCAACTGCTTGTATGATTCAAGAGCAAATAGGTGCGACTAATGCAGCTGCTTTTGATATGTCTGCTGCTTGTACTGGTTTCGTATTTGCAATTAATACTGCTTACAATTTTATACACGCCGGTCAATTTAAAAATATCATGGTCATCGGTGTTGATTTAATGTCTAAATATATTGATTGGGCTGATAGAGGCACTGCCGTGATATTTGGTGATGGTGCCGGAGCTTGCATAATTAGTGCAACTGATGAAGTTGATGATTGTTTTCATTCCTTCTATATCAAGTCGAGAGGGGATACCGAAATGTCTCTTTATGCCGATGCTGTGGCAAATCAATATCCAATTATAGCTGCTGATATTAAAGACAAGCCAGCGATGGTGAAGATGAATGGTAAGGCGGTTTATGAGTTTGCTGTTAAAGCTGTGCCTGAAGCACTGGAAGCAGCCATCAAGCAAGCTGGTTTCCAGGCTGATGACATTGATTACATTATTCCACATCAAGCAAATATCAGAATTGTGCAAAGTGCTGCTAAACGTTTGAATATTCCAATGGACAAATTTATTTGTAATATTGAGCGTTATGGTAATACCAGTGCTGCTAGTATTCCAATTGCTTTTGATGAAGCTTTTGAACTCGGTCTAATCAAAAGAGAACCAGGCAAGAAACTCAAGATTGCTTTAGTTGGCTTTGGGGCGGGGCTTACTTGGGGTGCAACCATCATTGAATTTTGA
- a CDS encoding polyprenyl synthetase family protein produces the protein MRTGETTLNLKNLLADYKSAIDLELAELLESSDLDNFARSQLFKSIQYSVTNGGKRLRPILSLMTAEAIHAKAIPVRDNPALKLALAVELVHCGSLIHDDLPCMDDDDLRRGKPTNHKVYNEAVALLAGDTLLCYPIQVLLEANPQAQVINEFIEAIKDMIAGQAMDLELPQQKVSMEQMQSMQELKTGALLRASVVLAAKMVEANQVQIDALENYSSKIGLAFQIVDDILDVTASTEQLGKTAAKDIEQNKATYVKFYGLDKAGIMAQELIDQAKESLDVIPNSEKLKALADYVLSRQN, from the coding sequence ATGCGCACTGGGGAAACTACTCTCAATTTAAAGAACTTGCTCGCTGATTATAAGTCAGCCATTGACCTTGAGCTTGCTGAGCTTTTAGAAAGTTCTGATCTTGATAATTTTGCACGGTCACAGTTATTCAAATCAATTCAATATAGTGTAACGAATGGCGGCAAAAGGCTTCGACCGATCTTGTCATTAATGACAGCAGAAGCGATTCATGCAAAAGCGATTCCTGTCAGAGACAATCCTGCATTGAAATTAGCACTTGCTGTTGAACTCGTTCATTGCGGTTCTTTGATTCATGATGATCTTCCTTGTATGGATGATGATGATTTGCGGAGAGGTAAGCCAACTAATCACAAAGTTTATAACGAAGCAGTTGCTTTACTGGCTGGTGACACTTTGCTTTGTTACCCGATTCAGGTTTTATTAGAAGCAAATCCACAAGCGCAAGTGATTAATGAATTTATTGAAGCTATCAAGGATATGATAGCTGGTCAGGCTATGGATTTAGAATTGCCTCAGCAGAAAGTGTCTATGGAGCAAATGCAATCAATGCAAGAACTTAAGACCGGTGCTTTATTGAGAGCATCAGTTGTGCTAGCAGCTAAGATGGTAGAGGCTAATCAAGTGCAAATTGATGCTTTAGAAAATTATTCAAGCAAAATTGGTTTGGCTTTTCAGATTGTTGATGATATTTTGGATGTCACTGCAAGTACAGAGCAGCTTGGCAAGACGGCTGCTAAAGATATTGAGCAAAATAAAGCTACTTATGTCAAGTTCTACGGACTTGATAAAGCGGGTATAATGGCACAGGAGCTCATTGATCAGGCGAAAGAATCGCTTGATGTGATTCCGAATTCGGAGAAATTAAAAGCACTTGCTGACTATGTCCTTTCTCGCCAAAATTGA
- a CDS encoding divergent PAP2 family protein, translated as MSFLAKIDSTGYEVLTALVIANVTAQIIKTIVFAMQHKKADLRMLFTTGGMPSSHSSSVVAMATTIGFLHGFESTIFALATTFAIVVMYDSAGVRRAAGKQAAVLNSILAELVSDTHHLSGAKLKELLGHSPKQVIVGGFLGFLVSYLLREAILSGVV; from the coding sequence ATGTCCTTTCTCGCCAAAATTGATTCGACAGGTTATGAGGTTCTCACTGCTTTAGTGATAGCCAATGTTACAGCGCAGATAATCAAGACTATCGTCTTTGCTATGCAGCATAAGAAAGCAGATTTGCGTATGCTTTTTACTACTGGAGGGATGCCTTCAAGTCACAGCTCATCGGTTGTGGCGATGGCAACAACGATTGGATTTTTACATGGATTTGAGTCGACAATTTTTGCATTGGCAACTACTTTTGCAATAGTGGTAATGTATGATTCCGCGGGAGTAAGACGAGCAGCTGGAAAACAAGCTGCCGTACTCAATAGTATTTTGGCTGAATTGGTCTCTGATACTCATCATTTAAGTGGTGCCAAACTCAAAGAATTATTAGGACACAGTCCGAAACAAGTTATAGTTGGTGGTTTTTTAGGCTTTTTGGTTAGTTATTTGCTTCGAGAAGCCATTCTGTCTGGCGTAGTATAA